In Leptolyngbya sp. O-77, the genomic window GGGCATTGCTGCGGCAAGCCGGACTGTCTTCCCGCGACATGAAAGCCGGATGTGGAAAGTGTGGCGCTTGCTCAGCGCTGTCTACCTTCGAGTAATCACCTTCGAGTAAACAGAATTCACACATCAAACGAACACCCAAAATCCAAAATCTAAAATCCAAAATCAAAGCTATCAGGAACGCAGTATGGACAGTAATCGATACCATTTTGAACTGGCGCGATCGCCCTATGAAGTGAACGAATATTTCAACCTGCGCCGCATGATCTTTTGCACAGAGCAGGGCTTGTTTCAAGATAGCGATGTGGACAGCATTGACGACATCGCCTATCCCATCATTGCAATTGAAAATGCAACGGATCGAGTCGTCGGTATTGTCCGCATCTACGAACCCGAACCGGGGCTGTGGTATGGCGGACGGCTGGGCACGCACCCCGACTATCGGCGCGGCTGGCAGATTGGCAAAGGGCTGATTTACAAAGCAGTCACCACCGCCAACACCTGGGGCTGCCATCGGTTTTTAGCGACGGTGCAACTGCAAAACGTGCGTTTCTTTCAGCGGCTGCACTGGCAAACCCTGGAGGAACTGACCCTGTGCGATCGCCCCCACCATCTCATGGAGGCTGATTTGCACCATTACCCAGCGGGAACCGAGGTGCGGCCTGCAATGCCCTACAATCTCTACAGCACGGTGCAGTACGAGCGGGCGAGCTAGGCGCGTGAGCGAGGCAGGACAGTTTCAAACGCTGATCAAAAAACTTCGAGCATCGCTGGGTATTTTGCACAAGCAAGACATCCAGGCGATCGCCCATTCGTTTCGTCTGGATGCGTCCGATATTCTCCTGGGCGACGACTGTGCCGCGATTCCCGATGGCGACGGCTATCTGCTGCTAGCGGCGGAGGGCATGATGCCATTTTTTGTGGAGAACGACCCGTGGTTTGCGGGCTGGTCTGCGGTTATGGTGAACGTCAGCGATGTGTACTCGATGGGCGGTCGCCCAATCGCCGTGGTGGACACGCTCTGGAGCCAGTCTGCCGAACGCAGTCAACCCCTGATCGACGGCATGAAAGCCGCCGCTGCC contains:
- a CDS encoding MSMEG_0567/Sll0786 family nitrogen starvation N-acetyltransferase, whose translation is MDSNRYHFELARSPYEVNEYFNLRRMIFCTEQGLFQDSDVDSIDDIAYPIIAIENATDRVVGIVRIYEPEPGLWYGGRLGTHPDYRRGWQIGKGLIYKAVTTANTWGCHRFLATVQLQNVRFFQRLHWQTLEELTLCDRPHHLMEADLHHYPAGTEVRPAMPYNLYSTVQYERAS